Below is a window of Xiphias gladius isolate SHS-SW01 ecotype Sanya breed wild unplaced genomic scaffold, ASM1685928v1 HiC_scaffold_1435, whole genome shotgun sequence DNA.
gttgttatttcatcatcatcaaagacGTCAAAAGTAACAACATCCAAACCTGCAGAAAAAACCACATCGAAAGTACCTACGACACCGATTGTTGAGGATACGACCACAGAGCAACTGGTCATGACAACAAACCCAGAAACCACAGTTGTAACATCAAAACCATCTGTCAGTACCACGACCACTGAAGTACCTTTAACAACAAGTAAAGGAACAACAATGAAACAGGTCgaaacaacaacatcagaagAAACAACGGTACAGggtgaaacaacaaaaccactCATAGTCACCACTGGCCCAGTTATAGCCTCTACCACAACTGTTATTGAAACTACAACCTCAGTGCCTGGTGTCACAACAACAAGCCCAGAAACCACAGTTGTAACATCAAAACCATCTGTCAGTACCACGACCACTAAAGTACCTTTAACAACCACTAAAGGAATGACAGTCAAACCATTTGAAACAACATCAGAGGAGACAACAGTACCTGTTAAGACAACAAAACCACCTGTAGTCACCACTGGCCCAGTTACAGCCTCTACCACAACTGTTATTGAAACTACAACCTTAGTGCCAGGTGTGACAACAACAAGCGCAGAAACCACAGTTGTAACATCAAAACCCTCTGTTAGCACCACGAGCACTGAAGTACCTCTAAGAACAACTAAGGGAACGACAGTCAAACCATTTGAAACAACATCAGCGGAGACAATAGTACCTGTTAAGACAACAAAACCACCTGTAGTCACCACTGGCACAGTTACAGCCTCTACCAAATCTGTTGTTGAAACTACAACCTTTGTGCCTGGTGTCACAACAACAAGCCCAGAAACCACAGTTGTAACATCAAAACCATCTGTTAGCACCACGACCACTGAAGTACTTTTAACAACAACTAAGGGAACGACAGTCAAACCAGTCgaaacaacaacatcagaagAAACAACGGTACAGGTTGAGACAACAAAACCACCTGTAGTCACCACTGGCCCAGTTACAACCTCTATCACCACTGTTGAAACTACAACCTCCGTGCCAGGTGTCACGACAACAAGCCCAGAAACCACAGTTGTAACATCAAAACCATCTGTCAGCACCACGACCACTGAAGTACCTTTAACAACAACTAAGGGAACGACAGTCAAACCAGTCgaaacaacaacatcagaagAAACAACGGTACAGGTTGAGACAACAAAACCACCTGTAGTCACCACTGGCCCAGTTACAGCCTCTACCACAACTGTTATTGAAACTACAACCTTAGTGCCAGGTGTCACAACAACAAGCCCAGAAACCACAGTTGTAACATCAAAACCATCTGTCAGCACCACGACCACTGAAGTACCTTTAACAACCACTAAGGGAACGACAGTCAAACCAGTCgaaacaacaacatcagaagAAACAACGGTACAGGTTGAGACAACAAAACCACCTGTAGTCACCACTGGCCCAGTTACAACCTCTATCACCACTGTTGAAACTACAACCTCCGTGCCAGGTGTCACGACAACAAGCCCAGAAACCACAGTTGTAACATCAAAACCATCTGTCAGTACCACGACTACTAATGTACCTGTAACAACAACTAAGGGAACGACAGTCAAACCGTttgaaacaacaacatcagaagAAACAACGGTACAAggtgaaacaacaaaaccaccTGTAGTCACCACTGGCCCAGTTACAGCCTCTACCACAACTGTTATTGAAACTACAACCTTTGTGCCAGGTGTCACAACAACAAGCCCAGAAACCACAGTTGTAACAT
It encodes the following:
- the LOC120787356 gene encoding hepatitis A virus cellular receptor 1-like, with protein sequence MEVETTKPPVVTTGPVTTSITTVETTTSVPGVTTTSPETTVVTSKPSVSTTTTNVPVTTTKGTTVKPFETTTSEETT